In a genomic window of Jaculus jaculus isolate mJacJac1 chromosome 8, mJacJac1.mat.Y.cur, whole genome shotgun sequence:
- the Bicral gene encoding BRD4-interacting chromatin-remodeling complex-associated protein-like → MDDDDDSCLLDLIGDPQALNYFLHGPSNKSSSDDLTSAGYAAANSNSIFANSTNADPKSSLKGVSSQLGEGPSDGLPLSSSLQFLEDELESSPLPDLSEDQPFDILQKSLQEANITEQTLAEEAYLDASIGSSQQFAQAQLHPSSSASFTQASSVSNYSGQTLQPIGVTHVPVGASFASNTVGVQHGFMQHVGISVPSQHLPNNSQISGSGQIQLIGSFGNQPSMMTINNLDGSQIILKGSGQQAPSNVSGGLLVHRQTPNGNSLFGNSSSSPVAQPVTVPFNSTNFQTSLPVHNIIIQRGLAPNSNKVPINIQPKPIQLGQQNTYNVNSLGIPQHHVQQGISFAPASSPQGSVVGPHMSVNIVNQQNARKPVTSQAVSSSGGSIVIHSPMGQPHAPQSQFLIPTSLSVSSNSVHHVQTINGQLLQTQPSQLISGQVASEHVMLNRNSSNMLRTNQPYSGQMLNSQNTAVQLVSGQTFATSGSPVVVNHTSPQIVGGQMPLQQASPTVLHLSPGQSSVSQARPGFSTMPPATSMSGPSRFPAVSSASTAHPSLGSAVQSGSSGSNFPGDQLTQPNRTPVPVSGSHRLPASSSKSTSTFSNAPGAGAQQQFFCQAQKKSLNQTSPISTSKTPDSLRQAQIPGLLSTALPGQDSGSKVMPASLGTTQPQPEKALGASPGQPTVQVDGHSGGQKRPAAEQLTKGAFILQQLQRDQAHAVTPDKSQFRSLSDAVQRLLSYHVCQGSMPTEEDLQKVDNEFETVATQLLKRTQAMLNKYRCLLLEDAMRVNPSAEMVMIDRMFNQEERASLSRDKRLALVDPEGFQADFCCSFKPGETAQDTPCDRSDQPGSKTASSVPSAPTGPSRDRGKPGLAEAARDPFPAVPNHVVVSAEGSISAPAPDCLGRTPKLDKYRGAPEEKGGRREPRAGARAPSPGAGPRRAPARPDPEGRGAGGGLGNSHPDEPFAARGSPKSEVLHTDVMKGSGEPQPDLQLGRSLESTFKNILELKKAGRPPSDPAGSGSVELDFPNFSPMAMAAPQENCLEKFIPDHSEGVVETDSILEAAVNSILEC, encoded by the exons GTAGCCTTCAGTTTCTTGAAGATGAACTTGAGTCTTCTCCTCTCCCTGACCTCAGTGAGGACCAGCCTTTCGACATTCTTCAGAAATCCTTGCAGGAGGCTAACATCACTGAGCAGACATTGGCCGAGGAGGCGTATTTGGATGCCAGTATAGGCTCAAGCCAGCAGTTTGCACAAGCTCAGCTCCATCCGTCTTCATCAGCGTCCTTCACTCAGGCTTCTAGCGTTTCTAATTACTCAGGTCAGACTCTGCAGCCTATCGGGGTGACGCACGTGCCTGTTGGAGCATCGTTCGCAAGCAATACAGTGGGTGTGCAGCATGGCTTTATGCAACACGTGGGGATCAGTGTGCCCAGCCAGCACTTGCCTAATAACAGTCAGATTAGTGGTTCTGGGCAGATACAATTAATTGGGTCATTTGGGAATCAGCCTTCCATGATGACTATCAATAACCTAGATGGATCTCAAATCATACTGAAGGGCAGTGGGCAGCAAGCCCCGTCAAATGTGAGTGGAGGGCTTCTGGTTCACAGACAGACCCCTAATGGCAACTCCTTGTTTGGGAACTCCAGCTCCAGCCCCGTGGCACAGCCTGTTACCGTTCCTTTTAACAGCACAAACTTTCAGACATCTTTGCCCGTGCATAACATCATCATTCAAAGGGGTCTTGCACCAAATTCAAATAAAGTCCCAATTAACATTCAGCCAAAGCCTATCCAGTTGGGTCAGCAGAATACCTACAATGTGAACAGTCTGGGAATCCCACAGCACCACGTCCAACAAGGAATCTCTTTCGCCCCCGCCAGCTCGCCCCAAGGCTCCGTTGTTGGTCCACATATGTCTGTGAACATTGTAAACCAACAGAACGCGAGAAAGCCCGTCACCTCGCAGGCAGTGAGCAGTTCCGGGGGCAGCATTGTCATTCATTCCCCTATGGGCCAGCCTCATGCACCCCAAAGTCAGTTCCTCATACCTACAAGCCTTTCTGTCAGCTCCAACTCGGTACACCACGTCCAGACCATAAATGGGCAACTCCTTCAGACCCAGCCGTCTCAGCTCATCTCTGGCCAAGTGGCCTCAGAGCATGTCATGTTGAACAGGAATTCTTCGAACATGCTCAGGACCAACCAACCATATTCTGGACAGATGCTCAACAGCCAGAACACCGCTGTCCAGCTGGTGTCTGGGCAGACCTTCGCCACCTCCGGAAGCCCCGTGGTAGTCAATCACACGTCCCCCCAGATCGTTGGCGGACAGATGCCCTTGCAGCAGGCATCACCAACGGTGTTACACCTGTCCCCGGGGCAGAGCAGCGTTTCCCAAGCAAGACCAGGCTTCAGCACCATGCCCCCCGCGACAAGCATGTCAGGACCTTCTCGCTTCCCCGCCGTCAGCTCAGCCAGCACCGCTCACCCGAGTCTCGGGTCGGCCGTGCAGTCTGGGTCATCAGGATCAAACTTTCCCGGAGATCAGCTGACCCAGCCAAACAGGACTCCCGTGCCAGTCAGCGGGTCTCACCGTCTTCCAGCCTCTTCTTCCAAATCTACCAGCACCTTCAGTAACGCGCCCGGAGCCGGCGCTCAGCAGCAGTTCTTCTGCCAG GCTCAGAAAAAAAGTTTGAATCAGACCTCCCCCATTTCCACTTCCAAGACGCCAGACAGCCTGAGGCAAGCGCAGATCCCTGGACTCTTGAGCACCGCACTGCCAG GGCAGGATTCTGGAAGCAAAGTCATGCCAGCATCCTTAGGAACCACACAGCCACAGCCGGAAAAAGCACTTGGAGCATCTCCTGGCCAGCCAACAGTGCAG GTGGACGGTCACTCAGGGGGACAGAAAAGGCCTGCTGCAGAACAGCTAACTAAAGGAGCATT CATCCTCCAGCAGTTACAGAGGGACCAAGCCCATGCTGTGACGCCTGACAAAAGCCAGTTCAGATCACTGAGTGACGCGGTACAGAGACTGCTCTCCTACCACGTGTGCCAGGGCTCCATGCCCACAGAGGAAGACCTGCAGAAAG tggACAATGAATTTGAAACGGTTGCCACTCAGCTCCTAAAAAGGACCCAAGCTATGTTGAACAAATACAGATGCCTGCTTCTAGAAGATGccatg CGGGTCAACCCCTCAGCCGAGATGGTGATGATCGATAGAATGTTCAACCAGGAGGAAAGGGCCTCCCTGTCTCGGGACAAGCGTCTGGCACTCGTAGACCCGG AGGGTTTTCAGGCAGATTTCTGTTGTTCCTTCAAACCCGGCGAAACTGCGCAGGACACCCCGTGTGACCGGAGCGACCAGCCGGGCAGCAAGACAGCCAGCTCCGTCCCCTCGGCGCCCACGGGCCCCAGCAGAGACCGAGGCAAGCCGGGCCTGGCCGAGGCCGCGCGCGACCCGTTTCCTGCAGTGCCTAATCACGTCGTGGTCTCCGCGGAGGGCAGCATCTCCGCGCCGGCCCCGGACTGCCTGGGCAGAACCCCGAAACTCGACAAGTACCGGGGCGCGCCCGAGGAGAAGGGCGGCCGGCGGGAGCCCAGGGCGGGCGCGCGGGCGCCGTCGCCGGGTGCGGGTCCCCGCAGGGCCCCGGCGCGGCCCGACCCCGAGGGGCGCGGCGCTGGCGGCGGCCTGGGCAACTCGCACCCCGACGAGCCCTTCGCGGCGCGCGGCTCTCCAAAGAGCGAGGTTTTGCACACGGACGTCATGAAGGGGTCGGGCGAGCCGCAGCCCGACCTCCAGCTCGGCCGCAGCCTGGAGAGCACGTTCAAGAACATTCTGGAACTGAAGAAGGCCGGGCGGCCGCCCAGCGACCCGGCCGGGAGCGGCTCGGTGGAGCTGGACTTCCCCAACTTCTCGCCCATGGCCATGGCCGCGCCGCAGGAGAACTGCCTGGAGAAGTTCATCCCGGACCACAGCGAAGGCGTGGTGGAGACGGACTCGATCCTGGAAGCCGCTGTAAATAGTATCCTCGAGTGTTAA